Below is a window of Haloterrigena alkaliphila DNA.
GAGGATCGGTATCTGGGCTACGAGCCGGCGACGGTCGACCGGATCGCGGCGGCCCCGGGCGTGGACCACGTCCTCGTCAAGGCCGATGGGGCGCGAACGCGACTGTTGAAGGCACCGAACGAGCGCGAGCCCCAGCTTCCAGATTCGGTCGGGACGGTGCTGGCGATCGCCAGCGTCGACGCGGTCGGGCAACCGCTCGAGGAGTCTGTCGTCCACCGGCCCGAGCGCGTCTCGGCGGTGACCGGGCGCGCGATCGGGGAGACGGTCCGGCCGGCCGACGTCGCGGCGGTCCTCACCAGTCCCGACGGCGGGCTGAAGGGCGTTCCCGAACGCGCGATGTACGTCCCGGTGATCAACATGGTCGACGACGCCGACGACCGGGCGATCGCCGAGGAAATAGCGAGACGCGTCCTCGAGCGGAGCGCGGACGCGGGCGCCGATACCGATGCGGGCGCCGACACCGGAACCGGGGCCGACGGCCGCGTCTCCCGGGTCGTTCTGACGAGCATGATCGCCGAGGAACCGCTGGTCGAGGTCCTCGAGTCGCCGTGACCGAGGGCGTGAGGGGGTAGTTTATGGATCGGCCGGGGCTATCTCGAGTCGTGACAACCGATCGCTCGCTCGGGGGCGTCGTCCTCGCCGGCGGCTACTCCACGCGCTTCGGCGAGGCGGACAAGGCCGTCGCCGACCTCGCGGGCACGCCGATGATCCGGCGGGCCGTCGACCGACTCGCGACGGTCGCCGACGACCTCGTGATCAACTGTCGTGAGGACCAACTCGAGGCTATCCGTTCGGCGCTAGCCGATAGTGGCCTCGAACCCCGGTACGCCACCGATCCGGTCCCCGACCGCGGACCGCTGGCCGGCATTCAGGTCGGTCTCGAGGCGGTCGACCGCGAGTACGCGGCCGTCGTCGCCTGCGACATGCCGTTCGTCGACCCCGCGCTCCTCGAGACGCTCCACGAGCGCGCCCGCGGTCGCGACGGCGCCGTCGTCCGCCTCGAGGACGGCTGGTATCAGACGACGCAGGCGGTCTATCGGGCCGACGCGATGGCTCGGGCCTGCGCGGAGACGCTCGAGTCCGACGACAAGCGGATCGTGGCCGCGCTCGAGCGGATCGACGTGGTGACGGTGAGTGAGGACGACCTCGAGGGCGTCTCCGAGCGGACCTTCGAGAGCATCGACACGCGAGAGGCGCTCGCGGACGCGGA
It encodes the following:
- the mobA gene encoding molybdenum cofactor guanylyltransferase, translating into MTTDRSLGGVVLAGGYSTRFGEADKAVADLAGTPMIRRAVDRLATVADDLVINCREDQLEAIRSALADSGLEPRYATDPVPDRGPLAGIQVGLEAVDREYAAVVACDMPFVDPALLETLHERARGRDGAVVRLEDGWYQTTQAVYRADAMARACAETLESDDKRIVAALERIDVVTVSEDDLEGVSERTFESIDTREALADAERRLGE
- the yqeC gene encoding selenium cofactor biosynthesis protein YqeC yields the protein MDLVEALGADAALTCVVGAGGKKSTLYELAGRLERAVVTATVRIPIFDRQVADVRVTEEPVALLERGASGDGDLEWPLGLVPAREREDRYLGYEPATVDRIAAAPGVDHVLVKADGARTRLLKAPNEREPQLPDSVGTVLAIASVDAVGQPLEESVVHRPERVSAVTGRAIGETVRPADVAAVLTSPDGGLKGVPERAMYVPVINMVDDADDRAIAEEIARRVLERSADAGADTDAGADTGTGADGRVSRVVLTSMIAEEPLVEVLESP